One genomic segment of Musa acuminata AAA Group cultivar baxijiao chromosome BXJ3-3, Cavendish_Baxijiao_AAA, whole genome shotgun sequence includes these proteins:
- the LOC103979851 gene encoding uncharacterized serine-rich protein C1E8.05-like isoform X2, whose amino-acid sequence MTMAVAAQEKWEEAFEEEEEALSLSGLQVAVDKDDDGECKSSDAEEDFEFRISVAGGLLSNAAETDMCAADEVFFQGQILPLRPSIGSCRPSWSRSRSDSFDQYSSTILGLGFNCASRSSSSSRSSSSCISRSHSSNSHSSSTSEHPRVSLPGNFCARPSPTPQVRVLRKASAGRRSTSSAPPGWGIFRLGIAKAPEIELYDMMSRRSNSCGVSSRKSDAEAKQAKKASRGTRIEANVQKKAPPRPGGRGFSCKCSSDALEPIAIPTKKKKEETMSLKRGETVRRSRVFEWLEDLSIAMGTRS is encoded by the coding sequence ATGACAATGGCAGTGGCAGCACAAGAGAAATGGGAGGAGGCctttgaggaagaagaggaggccttGTCGCTCTCTGGCCTCCAGGTGGCCGTCGACAAAGATGACGACGGTGAGTGCAAGTCTAGTGATGCGGAGGAGGACTTCGAGTTCCGGATATCGGTGGCGGGAGGTCTCCTTTCCAATGCCGCGGAGACCGACATGTGCGCCGCCGATGAAGTGTTCTTCCAAGGCCAGATTCTTCCACTGCGGCCCTCCATCGGCTCCTGTAGACCGAGCTGGAGCAGGTCGAGGTCCGACTCCTTCGACCAGTACTCATCTACCATTCTTGGCTTGGGCTTCAACTGTGCAAGCcggagtagcagcagcagcaggagcagTAGCAGCTGCATCAGCAGGAGCCATTCATCAAACAGTCACTCGAGCAGCACCAGCGAGCACCCGCGGGTGTCACTTCCCGGCAACTTCTGCGCCCGTCCGAGTCCTACGCCGCAGGTTCGCGTCCTTAGGAAGGCGAGCGCGGGGCGGAGGAGCACGAGCTCTGCGCCGCCAGGGTGGGGGATCTTTCGGCTGGGCATCGCCAAGGCCCCCGAGATCGAATTGTACGACATGATGTCGCGAAGGTCGAACAGCTGCGGTGTCAGCAGCAGGAAGAGCGACGCGGAGGCCAAACAAGCGAAGAAGGCATCGAGAGGTACAAGGATCGAGGCAAATGTCCAGAAGAAGGCACCGCCGCGGCCCGGCGGTCGTGGGTTCAGCTGCAAGTGCTCGTCGGATGCGCTGGAGCCAATAGCCAtaccaacaaagaagaagaaggaggagacgATGAGCTTAAAGAGGGGTGAAACTGTGCGCAGGAGTAGGGTGTTTGAATGGCTGGAGGATCTTTCCATTGCAATGGGAACACGGAGTTGA
- the LOC103979851 gene encoding uncharacterized serine-rich protein C1E8.05-like isoform X1, protein MSQASEFPLPVSIASYKSPSFLSSREKVEEAQAMTMAVAAQEKWEEAFEEEEEALSLSGLQVAVDKDDDGECKSSDAEEDFEFRISVAGGLLSNAAETDMCAADEVFFQGQILPLRPSIGSCRPSWSRSRSDSFDQYSSTILGLGFNCASRSSSSSRSSSSCISRSHSSNSHSSSTSEHPRVSLPGNFCARPSPTPQVRVLRKASAGRRSTSSAPPGWGIFRLGIAKAPEIELYDMMSRRSNSCGVSSRKSDAEAKQAKKASRGTRIEANVQKKAPPRPGGRGFSCKCSSDALEPIAIPTKKKKEETMSLKRGETVRRSRVFEWLEDLSIAMGTRS, encoded by the coding sequence ATGTCTCAGGCATCGGAATTCCCTCTTCCAGTCTCCATCGCCTCCTATAAATCTCCATCCTTCCTTTCCTCCAGAGAAAAGGTGGAAGAAGCCCAAGCAATGACAATGGCAGTGGCAGCACAAGAGAAATGGGAGGAGGCctttgaggaagaagaggaggccttGTCGCTCTCTGGCCTCCAGGTGGCCGTCGACAAAGATGACGACGGTGAGTGCAAGTCTAGTGATGCGGAGGAGGACTTCGAGTTCCGGATATCGGTGGCGGGAGGTCTCCTTTCCAATGCCGCGGAGACCGACATGTGCGCCGCCGATGAAGTGTTCTTCCAAGGCCAGATTCTTCCACTGCGGCCCTCCATCGGCTCCTGTAGACCGAGCTGGAGCAGGTCGAGGTCCGACTCCTTCGACCAGTACTCATCTACCATTCTTGGCTTGGGCTTCAACTGTGCAAGCcggagtagcagcagcagcaggagcagTAGCAGCTGCATCAGCAGGAGCCATTCATCAAACAGTCACTCGAGCAGCACCAGCGAGCACCCGCGGGTGTCACTTCCCGGCAACTTCTGCGCCCGTCCGAGTCCTACGCCGCAGGTTCGCGTCCTTAGGAAGGCGAGCGCGGGGCGGAGGAGCACGAGCTCTGCGCCGCCAGGGTGGGGGATCTTTCGGCTGGGCATCGCCAAGGCCCCCGAGATCGAATTGTACGACATGATGTCGCGAAGGTCGAACAGCTGCGGTGTCAGCAGCAGGAAGAGCGACGCGGAGGCCAAACAAGCGAAGAAGGCATCGAGAGGTACAAGGATCGAGGCAAATGTCCAGAAGAAGGCACCGCCGCGGCCCGGCGGTCGTGGGTTCAGCTGCAAGTGCTCGTCGGATGCGCTGGAGCCAATAGCCAtaccaacaaagaagaagaaggaggagacgATGAGCTTAAAGAGGGGTGAAACTGTGCGCAGGAGTAGGGTGTTTGAATGGCTGGAGGATCTTTCCATTGCAATGGGAACACGGAGTTGA